One part of the Glycine soja cultivar W05 chromosome 11, ASM419377v2, whole genome shotgun sequence genome encodes these proteins:
- the LOC114374255 gene encoding probable receptor-like serine/threonine-protein kinase At4g34500 → MPTAMTESGPSVSLKLLALVAILVVFSLVILLLIFFLCFRGSRSCKKRNLATKHSSGSIPLVSKEITMVRASDLTPATTAIAVDVDGDDPKKKESEIKVEIGGGGHQRSNQVSVEDPDIGWGRWYSIREVELATRGFSEGNVIGEGGYGVVYRGVLHDASVVAVKNLLNNKGQAEKEFKVEVEAIGKVRHKNLVRLVGYCAEGARRMLVYEYVDNGNLEQWLHGDVGPVSPLTWDIRMRIAIGTAKGLAYLHEGLEPKVVHRDIKSSNILLDKNWNAKVSDFGLAKLLGSEKTHVTTRVMGTFGYVAPEYASSGMLNERSDVYSFGVLLMEIITGRSPIDYSRPPGEMNLVDWFKAMVASRRSEELVDPLIEIPPPPRSLKRVLLICLRCIDMDVVKRPKMGQIIHMLETDDFPFRSELRSVREKDPVPSHADVSIKVPYPPPKHAETVEKSRWR, encoded by the exons ATGCCCACAGCAATGACAGAGTCAGGGCCAAGTGTGAGTTTGAAGCTTCTTGCTTTAGTAGCTATTCTAGTCGTCTTCTCGCTGGTGATTCTGCTTCTGATCTTCTTCCTCTGCTTCCGAGGTAGCCGTAGCTGCAAGAAGCGGAACCTGGCCACCAAGCACAGCTCAGGTAGCATCCCTCTGGTTTCGAAGGAGATCACCATGGTCAGGGCCTCGGATCTCACCCCTGCCACCACGGCCATTGCCGTTGACGTGGACGGTGATGATCCGAAGAAGAAGGAGTCGGAGATCAAGGTTGAAATTGGTGGTGGGGGCCACCAGCGCAGCAACCAAGTGTCGGTGGAGGATCCTGATATAGGGTGGGGCCGCTGGTACAGTATTAGGGAAGTGGAGCTCGCCACGCGCGGGTTCTCGGAAGGGAATGTTATTGGGGAAGGAGGCTATGGCGTTGTCTACAGAGGTGTTCTGCACGATGCTTCCGTCGTGGCTGTCAAGAATCTTCTCAACAACAA GGGTCAAGCTGAGAAGGAGTTTAAGGTGGAGGTTGAAGCTATTGGAAAAGTAAGGCATAAGAATTTGGTTCGTTTGGTAGGATATTGTGCAGAAGGTGCTCGAAG gATGCTTGTTTATGAGTATGTTGACAACGGAAACTTGGAACAATGGCTGCATGGTGATGTAGGACCAGTTAGCCCCTTGACATGGGATATTCGAATGAGAATTGCTATTGGGACTGCAAAAGG GCTAGCCTATCTGCATGAAGGTTTAGAACCCAAAGTTGTGCACCGGGATATAAAATCCAGTAACATTCTTTTGGATAAAAACTGGAATGCCAAAGTATCAGATTTTGGACTAGCCAAGCTCTTAGGATCTGAGAAAACACACGTGACTACGCGTGTAATGGGAACATTTGG ATACGTTGCACCTGAGTATGCAAGCTCGGGTATGCTTAATGAGCGCAGTGATGTATATAGCTTTGGAGTTCTTCTCATGGAGATAATCACAGGAAGAAGCCCCATTGATTATTCAAGACCACCTGGAGAG ATGAATTTGGTAGATTGGTTTAAGGCAATGGTAGCAAGTCGTCGCAGTGAGGAGCTAGTTGATCCTTTAATTGAGATTCCTCCCCCTCCAAGATCTTTGAAGAGAGTTTTATTGATTTGTCTGCGCTGTATAGACATGGATGTCGTAAAGCGACCAAAGATGGGTCAAATTATTCATATGCTTGAGACAGATGATTTCCCCTTTCGTTCT GAGCTACGTTCAGTTAGAGAGAAAGATCCTGTGCCTTCTCATGCGGACGTTTCCATTAAAGTTCCTTATCCACCACCAAAGCATGCAGAAACCGTAGAAAAATCAAGATGGAGATAA
- the LOC114374252 gene encoding cyclase-associated protein 1-like, with translation MDEKLIQRLESAVSRLESLSAGFHPSATQSGGADAPDAALDPSIVAFADLIDQYVGRVSGAAEVIGGQVLDVTKLVQEAFNVQKELLIKLRQTQKPNLAGLSEFLKPLNEVITKATKLTEGRRSDFFNHLKAAADSLSALAWIAYTGKDCGMSMPIAHVEESWQMAEFYSNKVLVEYRNKDPNHVEWAKALKELYLPGLRDYVKSFHPLGPVWSPTGKIFAPSKASAPAAPPPPSASLFSSESSQASSSKPKEGMSAVFQQISSGNVTSGLKKVTNDMKTKNRTDRTGVVGAIEKETPASSRVFSKAGPPKFELQMGRKWVVENQIEKKDLVIEDCDSKQSVYIYGCKNSVLQISGKVNNITIDKCTKMGVVFKDVVAACEIVNSNGVEVQCQGAAPTISVDNTSGCQLYLSKDSLEASITTAKSSEINVMVPGADPDGDWVEHSLPQQYIHLFKNGHFETTPAAHSGG, from the exons ATGGACGAGAAGCTCATACAGCGCTTAGAATCTGCGGTGTCGCGCTTGGAGTCGCTATCCGCCGGATTCCACCCCTCCGCCACACAATCCGGCGGCGCCGACGCTCCCGATGCGGCGCTCGATCCCTCCATCGTCGCCTTCGCCGATCTGATCGACCAGTACGTCGGTAGGGTTTCCGGCGCTGCCGAGGTTATCGGTGGTCAAGTCTTGGATGTCACCAAACTGGTGCAGGAAGCTTTCAATGTTCAGAAAGAGCTTCTGATTAAGCTCAGACAGACTCAG AAGCCTAACCTTGCTGGGTTGTCTGAATTTCTGAAACCATTGAACGAAGTGATCACAAAAGCTACCAAATTGACAGAAGGAAGGAgatctgatttttttaatcacttaaAGGCTGCTGCTGATAGTCTCTCGGCTTTAGCATGGATTGCATATACAGGGAAGGATTGTG GTATGAGCATGCCAATTGCGCATGTGGAAGAAAGTTGGCAAATGGCTGAGTTTTACAGCAACAAG GTGCTTGTAGAGTACAGAAACAAAGATCCAAATCATGTTGAGTGGGCCAAAGCTCTTAAAGAGTTGTATCTCCCTGGATTGAGAGATTATGTCAAGAGCTTTCATCCTTTAGGCCCTGTTTGGAGTCCAACAGGAAAAATATTTGCTCCATCAAAAGCTTCTGCTCCTGCTGCACCTCCCCCTCCATCTGCTTCTCTCTTTAGTTCTGAATCATCTCAGGCTTCATCTTCTAAGCCTAAAGAGGGGATGTCTGCTGTTTTTCAACAAATCAGTTCTGGAAATGTCACTTCAG GTTTGAAAAAGGTTACGAATGATATGAAGACTAAGAATCGCACCGATAGAACTGGAGTTGTTGGTGCTATTGAAAAAGAAACTCCGGCAAGTTCACGCGTGTTTTCTAAAGCAGGACCTCCAAAATTTGAACTTCAAATGGGTCGCAA ATGGGTTGTTGAGAATCAAATTGAGAAGAAAGACTTGGTGATTGAAGATTGTGATTCAAAGCAGTCTGTATATATTTATGGATGCAAAAACTCTGTTTTGCAAATTTCAG GCAAGGTCAACAATATAACTATTGACAAATGCACAAAGATGGGAGTTGTATTTAAG GATGTTGTTGCAGCATGTGAGATTGTAAACAGTAATGGGGTTGAGGTTCAATGCCAG GGTGCAGCTCCTACAATTTCAGTGGACAACACTTCTGGCTGCCAGCTATATCTGAGTAAAGACTCCTTAGAAGCATCCATAACTACAGCAAAGTCAAGCGAGATCAATGTAATGGTTCCTGGTGCTGATCCGGATGGTGATTGG GTGGAGCATTCTTTGCCACAACAATACATTCATTTGTTCAAGAATGGGCACTTTGAAACGACACCTGCTGCTCATTCTGGAGGTTAA